GTTCCCGGACAGTTGACAGACCATTATAATCCGGAAAACAAGACAGTAAATTTATCAGAAGCGGTATACATGCAGCGAAATGCGGCTGCGGCTGCTGTGGCAGCCCATGAATGCGGACATGCCGTACAGCATAAAGTAGGGTATTCCATGCTTCAGCTGCGTTCCAGATTGGTTCCTGTAGTGCAGGTCAGCTCAAACCTGATGCAGTTCGTGCTGATTGCGGGAATTATGATTATGGTGGCCACGCAATCCGTTGACAATCCTGCCGGTAACCGGCTTGTACTGGGAATAGGAGTAATACTGTTTGCATTTACCACGCTTTTCGCATTCATTACGCTTCCGGTAGAATATGATGCGAGCAACAGAGCGATGAAATGGCTGAAGGACACCGGTACGGTAACATCAGAAGAGTATGTAGGCGTACAGGACAGTTTGAAATGGGCGGCAAGAACGTATGTGGTGGCTGCGCTCGGTTCACTTGCGCAACTGTTGTATTGGGCTTCTTTATTGATCGGAGGACGCAGGGACTAATTTTTTA
The sequence above is a segment of the Chryseobacterium sp. JJR-5R genome. Coding sequences within it:
- a CDS encoding zinc metallopeptidase gives rise to the protein MIGYYIIIGVSMLVSWWVSSRLKAKFEYYSKVQLRNGLSGKEIAEKMLRDSGINDVQVISVPGQLTDHYNPENKTVNLSEAVYMQRNAAAAAVAAHECGHAVQHKVGYSMLQLRSRLVPVVQVSSNLMQFVLIAGIMIMVATQSVDNPAGNRLVLGIGVILFAFTTLFAFITLPVEYDASNRAMKWLKDTGTVTSEEYVGVQDSLKWAARTYVVAALGSLAQLLYWASLLIGGRRD